The nucleotide sequence GCGCCACAACCACGCGGGAACGCCTGAATTACAAATGCCAGCGCAACCACATGCCCCGAAAATACTGGAAGCACCTCACAGAAAATCCCGGTGAGCTGAACGGAAAACCGCTGGTTTGAATATCACACTTTTCAGGTCGTCTCCGGGGTATAATAACTGGATTATTTTGGGATTTTTATTGGAAATTTTTACGGGGATGTGAAAACGGTGAAATTTTCCAAACCCTGCGTGGTGGACGCGCATTACGATCTTTTAAATGACGTGTTTCGCCTTCGGCGAAAAGGCGAGCGAAAGGTGATCGAGCGTTTTTATCTCAGCGATCTCCGAACAGCGGGGGTCAACGTTCTGATCTGCTCTCTCTTCGTGTCGAACGACTACGTGCCGGAGATGGCCCTGCGGGTGGCTCTCGATCAGGTGGGCATGCTGCACTGTGAAATGGAGGAATCGCCGGGGCTTTTCTCTCTCTGCCGGAACGTCGAAGAAGTGAAGCAGACTGTGGAAGCGGGAAGGACTGCGCTGCTTCTTTCCCTCGAAGGGGCCGACCCTCTGGGCAGCGATCTGGTTCTGCTCCGGGTCTTTTACGAACTGGGGGTTCGTTTCCTTGGACTTGCCTGGAGCCGCCGCAACCAGGCCGCCGACGGCTGCCATTTCCGCCCAATGAGGGAAGGGACGACGGGAGGGCTGACCCCCTTCGGCGTCGTCCTTGTGGAGGAGGCTCAGCGTCTTGGGATGATCATCGACGTCAGCCACCTGAACGACGCGGGCTTTTCCGACATGCTGACGTTTGCCTCCCGCCCCTTCATCGCCTCCCATTCCAACGCCCGCGCGCTTTGCGGCTCGGCGCGCAACCTCACCGACGACCAGATCCGGGCCCTCGCCGCCCGTGGAGGGGTGATGGGGCTCAACAACATGCTGCACTTCGTCTGGCCTTACGAAGATTCGGAGCGTCCCGACCTCGACTCCCCGCCGGCTCTTCAGGTCCCCGAAGGACGCCGGGCCTGGGAGGGGCTGCTGGACCACGCGCGGCACATCGTCGAGATCGCGGGCGAGGACCACGTGGGGTTTGGATTCGACC is from Synergistaceae bacterium and encodes:
- a CDS encoding dipeptidase, encoding MKFSKPCVVDAHYDLLNDVFRLRRKGERKVIERFYLSDLRTAGVNVLICSLFVSNDYVPEMALRVALDQVGMLHCEMEESPGLFSLCRNVEEVKQTVEAGRTALLLSLEGADPLGSDLVLLRVFYELGVRFLGLAWSRRNQAADGCHFRPMREGTTGGLTPFGVVLVEEAQRLGMIIDVSHLNDAGFSDMLTFASRPFIASHSNARALCGSARNLTDDQIRALAARGGVMGLNNMLHFVWPYEDSERPDLDSPPALQVPEGRRAWEGLLDHARHIVEIAGEDHVGFGFDLCEFSKPEDERDLSVFRNYRETVPFIEAVKTAFPGEIGEKILHGNWMRIIETLR